The Longimicrobium sp. genome has a segment encoding these proteins:
- a CDS encoding tetratricopeptide repeat protein: MNTKAFALAAAALLSVAAAAPAQRVRDVPARPALWAGADSNSANVYYLLGVQRLEREPRVAAAAFYWAERLNPGWPQALYGRRIALMMTDERRLVDYIEGKRSLANNPEVLAIDSLVLRALQRDPFLHQQLDRPYLMMYFRKVFSQGVQESTGQRNDALAEYALNDALLNAGPAFKAWMDYASGRFPAAIQGYERALRGEPHSSSLRIDLARLHYLSGEFPRAAQYLREAIDDERGRDRRDIVRVYESKGVMEFSRAVALEQGGDAAGAREGYGRALTEDLAFWPAHRRLALLALAAGDTAAANSEMALAVEIAPNEADLRYERAVLQLQTRQIMEAAAELQKAVELDPYYAAPHYLLALMHDQSEMPQEALEHYRHFLARAANDDANRARVEARVAELSRPAAPTP; this comes from the coding sequence ATGAACACGAAGGCATTCGCGCTGGCCGCCGCCGCGCTCCTGTCCGTGGCCGCCGCGGCGCCCGCGCAGCGCGTGCGCGACGTGCCCGCCCGCCCCGCGCTGTGGGCCGGCGCCGACAGCAACAGCGCCAACGTCTACTACCTCCTCGGCGTGCAGCGGCTGGAGCGCGAGCCCCGCGTGGCCGCCGCCGCGTTCTACTGGGCCGAGCGGCTGAACCCGGGGTGGCCGCAGGCGCTGTACGGCCGCCGCATCGCGCTGATGATGACCGACGAGCGGCGGCTGGTGGACTACATCGAGGGGAAGCGCTCGCTGGCCAACAACCCCGAGGTGCTGGCCATCGACTCGCTGGTGCTGCGGGCGCTGCAGCGCGACCCGTTCCTGCACCAGCAGCTCGACCGGCCCTACCTGATGATGTACTTCCGCAAGGTGTTCTCGCAGGGGGTCCAGGAGTCCACCGGACAGCGGAACGACGCACTGGCCGAGTACGCGCTGAATGACGCGCTGCTCAACGCGGGCCCCGCGTTCAAGGCGTGGATGGATTACGCCAGCGGCCGCTTTCCCGCCGCCATCCAGGGCTACGAGCGGGCGCTGCGCGGCGAGCCGCACTCCAGCTCGCTGCGCATCGACCTGGCGCGTCTGCACTACCTGTCGGGCGAGTTCCCGCGCGCCGCGCAGTACCTGCGCGAGGCCATCGACGACGAGCGCGGCCGCGACCGCCGCGACATCGTGCGCGTGTACGAGAGCAAGGGGGTGATGGAGTTCAGCCGCGCCGTGGCCCTGGAGCAGGGCGGCGACGCGGCCGGCGCGCGCGAGGGGTATGGCCGCGCGCTGACCGAGGACCTGGCGTTCTGGCCCGCGCACCGGCGTCTCGCGCTGCTGGCGCTGGCCGCGGGCGACACCGCCGCCGCCAACTCCGAGATGGCGCTGGCCGTGGAGATCGCGCCCAACGAGGCGGACCTGCGCTACGAGCGCGCCGTGCTGCAGCTGCAGACGCGGCAGATCATGGAGGCCGCGGCCGAGCTGCAGAAGGCGGTGGAGCTCGATCCGTACTACGCCGCGCCGCACTACCTGCTGGCGCTGATGCACGACCAGAGCGAGATGCCGCAGGAAGCGCTGGAGCACTACCGCCACTTCCTGGCCCGCGCGGCGAACGACGATGCGAACCGCGCCCGCGTGGAGGCGCGCGTGGCGGAGCTTTCCCGCCCCGCCGCGCCGACGCCGTGA
- a CDS encoding (2Fe-2S)-binding protein, with translation MRFTLNGAPAEVGAHPMRRLLDVLREECGLTGTKEGCGEGECGACTVLVDGEPVCACLVPFAQVADAEVTTIEGLGGDHPLQRAFASLGGAQCGICTPGMIMMATKLPPNSTLDDVRAGLAGNLCRCTGYEAIYRAVLEAAAETAEAPA, from the coding sequence ATGCGCTTCACCCTGAACGGCGCGCCGGCGGAAGTCGGCGCGCACCCGATGAGGCGGCTGCTGGACGTGCTGCGCGAGGAGTGCGGCCTGACCGGCACCAAGGAAGGGTGCGGCGAGGGCGAGTGCGGCGCCTGCACCGTGCTGGTCGACGGCGAGCCGGTGTGCGCCTGCCTCGTCCCCTTCGCGCAGGTGGCGGACGCGGAGGTGACGACGATCGAGGGGCTCGGCGGCGACCACCCGCTGCAGCGCGCGTTCGCCTCGCTCGGCGGCGCGCAGTGCGGCATCTGCACGCCGGGGATGATCATGATGGCGACGAAGCTGCCGCCCAACTCCACCCTCGACGACGTGCGCGCGGGTCTGGCCGGCAACCTCTGCCGCTGCACCGGCTACGAGGCCATCTACCGTGCCGTGCTCGAGGCCGCCGCGGAGACGGCGGAGGCGCCCGCGTGA
- a CDS encoding xanthine dehydrogenase family protein molybdopterin-binding subunit, with protein sequence MIARAVGSNVPRKDGQAKVTGAAKYIDDLHFPGMLHGRTIRSTVPRGTIRSIRPAFGAEDGFTLVDHRDVPGMNAVAMIELDQPFLAETEIRHLAEPILLLAHEDRETLLAAEVEIEYDTVPPLLDPRASERVFKHIRIDKGDVDAALATAEIVIEGEYRTGAQEHVYIETNGVIAVPVDDGGITVYGSLQCPYYVHKALKALLALPDERVRVVQTETGGGFGGKEEYPSLIAGHAALLAIKSGCPVKIVYDRVEDMLATTKRHPSIVRHRTGVTREGRLVAMDIEVLLDGGAYCTLSPVVLSRGCIHAGGPYRCDHVRIDGRAVMTNSPPNGAFRGFGAPQTQFATEVHMERIAEALGMDPVALRERNALRPGDTTATGQVMQGDCSAIEVLHETVRRSDFHRKRGEFAGTGRGIGLALFFHGSGFTGSGEVMLKSRAALETCDRGVRILVASTEIGQGTRTMHAQIVADALGIPFDDVEPAQPDTFVVPDSGPTVASRTCMVVGGILQRCGEDLRTQLGGLHPAEHFRRFGPVRIIREYEKPGDVTWSDETYRGDAYPTYGWGCAVVEVELDPDTFEARATSIVTAQDVGKAIHPVLVRGQIEGGTAQALGWALNERVVTRDGAMANATLTNYTIPTTLDTPRMEVVVMENLSKHGPFGAKGVGEMPMDGPAAAVVNAVRHLGLDVREIPAVPELLMDAPRIESAAEPVAA encoded by the coding sequence ATGATCGCGCGCGCCGTCGGCTCCAACGTGCCGCGCAAGGACGGCCAGGCGAAGGTCACCGGCGCCGCGAAGTACATCGACGACCTGCACTTCCCGGGGATGCTGCACGGGCGGACCATCCGCTCCACCGTCCCCCGCGGCACCATCCGCTCCATCCGCCCCGCCTTCGGCGCGGAGGACGGCTTCACCCTGGTCGACCACCGCGACGTGCCGGGGATGAACGCGGTGGCGATGATCGAGCTCGACCAGCCGTTCCTGGCCGAGACGGAGATCCGCCACCTCGCCGAGCCCATCCTCCTCCTCGCCCATGAGGACCGAGAGACGCTGCTGGCCGCCGAGGTGGAGATCGAGTACGACACGGTGCCGCCGCTCCTCGATCCCCGCGCGTCGGAGCGCGTCTTCAAGCACATCCGCATCGACAAGGGCGACGTGGACGCCGCGCTGGCCACGGCGGAGATCGTGATCGAGGGCGAGTACCGCACCGGCGCGCAGGAGCACGTCTACATCGAGACGAACGGCGTGATCGCCGTCCCCGTGGACGACGGCGGGATCACCGTCTACGGCTCGCTGCAGTGCCCGTACTACGTGCATAAGGCGCTCAAGGCGCTGCTCGCGCTCCCCGACGAGCGCGTGCGCGTGGTACAGACGGAGACGGGCGGCGGCTTCGGCGGCAAGGAGGAGTACCCGTCGCTGATCGCCGGGCACGCGGCGCTGCTGGCGATAAAATCCGGCTGCCCGGTGAAGATCGTATACGACCGGGTGGAGGACATGCTGGCGACGACCAAGCGCCACCCCTCCATCGTCCGCCACCGCACCGGCGTGACGCGCGAGGGGCGGCTGGTGGCGATGGACATCGAGGTGCTGCTCGACGGTGGCGCGTACTGCACGCTCTCGCCCGTGGTCCTGTCGCGCGGGTGCATCCACGCGGGCGGGCCGTACCGCTGCGACCACGTGCGCATCGACGGCCGCGCGGTGATGACGAACAGCCCGCCCAACGGCGCCTTCCGCGGCTTCGGCGCGCCGCAGACGCAGTTCGCCACCGAGGTGCACATGGAGCGCATCGCCGAGGCGCTGGGGATGGACCCCGTCGCCCTGCGCGAGCGGAACGCGCTCCGCCCCGGCGACACCACGGCGACGGGGCAGGTGATGCAGGGCGACTGCTCGGCGATCGAGGTGCTGCACGAGACCGTGCGCCGCAGCGACTTCCATCGCAAGCGCGGGGAGTTCGCGGGAACGGGGCGGGGGATCGGGCTCGCGCTCTTCTTCCACGGCTCGGGCTTCACCGGCAGCGGCGAGGTGATGCTGAAGTCGCGCGCCGCGCTGGAGACGTGTGACCGCGGGGTCCGCATCCTCGTCGCATCTACGGAGATCGGGCAGGGGACGCGGACCATGCACGCGCAGATCGTGGCCGACGCGCTCGGCATCCCCTTCGACGACGTGGAGCCCGCGCAGCCCGACACCTTCGTCGTCCCCGACAGCGGCCCCACCGTGGCCTCCCGGACCTGCATGGTGGTGGGGGGGATCCTGCAGCGCTGCGGCGAGGACCTCCGGACGCAGCTGGGCGGCCTCCATCCCGCCGAGCACTTCCGCCGCTTCGGCCCCGTGCGCATCATCCGCGAGTACGAGAAGCCCGGCGACGTCACCTGGAGCGACGAGACCTACCGCGGCGACGCCTATCCGACGTACGGCTGGGGATGCGCGGTGGTGGAGGTGGAGCTCGACCCCGACACCTTCGAGGCGCGCGCCACCTCCATCGTCACCGCGCAGGACGTGGGGAAGGCCATCCACCCCGTCCTCGTCCGCGGGCAGATCGAGGGCGGCACCGCGCAGGCGCTGGGGTGGGCGCTGAACGAGCGCGTGGTGACGCGCGACGGCGCGATGGCCAACGCGACGCTCACCAACTACACCATCCCCACCACGCTCGACACGCCGCGGATGGAGGTGGTGGTGATGGAGAACCTCAGCAAGCACGGACCTTTCGGCGCCAAAGGCGTGGGCGAGATGCCGATGGACGGCCCCGCCGCCGCCGTGGTGAACGCCGTCCGCCACCTGGGCCTGGACGTGCGCGAGATCCCCGCCGTCCCCGAGCTGCTGATGGACGCGCCCCGCATCGAGTCCGCCGCGGAGCCGGTGGCGGCCTGA
- a CDS encoding aldehyde dehydrogenase family protein, protein MSIAEIFETLEYGPAPESASPAVRWLEERNRTMRLYVDGEWRDPETGEYFDSVNPSNNQPLARIAQAGKADVDAAVGAARRALEGWQALGGHGRARYLYALARQVQKHSRLFAVLESMDNGKPIRESRDIDIPLVARHFYHHAGWAQLMETDAELRDYASVGVVGQVIPWNFPLLMLSWKIAPALAMGNTVVLKPAEFTPLTALLFAEICDEAGLPPGVVNIITGDGRTGALLVEHPDVDKVAFTGSTEVGRIIRVATAGSGKKLSLELGGKSPFIVFDDADLDSVVEGVVDAIWFNQGQVCCAGSRILAQEGIAQRLTEKLRARMETLRVGDPLDKAVDIGAIVAPVQLQKIQELVQQGVEEGATMWQPSWSCPQEGCFFPPTLFTDVAPSSTIAQVEIFGPVVVSMTFRTPSEAVELANNTPYGLAASVWTENINLALDIAPKVKAGTVWVNSTNVFDAASGFGGYRESGYGREGGREGLYEYVKPKWEKALGKVRGDGAQQTKTRAPKGDTGAKAKGPTLPPIDRTAKLYVGGKQARPDGGYSLPVHGAGGRLVGEAGLGNRKDVRNAVEAAHKAAGWGKQTGHNRAQVLYYMAENLAARTDELARRIASMTGDEAAAAREVDATIRRLYTYAAWADKWDGDVHATPFRMVTLAMREPIGVIGAACADDAPLLGFVSLIAPAMAMGNAVVAIPSERWPLAATDFYQVLDTSDVPGGVVNIVTGKRDELAQTLAAHDDVDAMWYFGTAEGSEMVERLSAGNMKRTWVGYGRPRDWLDPVQGEGPEFLRHATHIKNIWVPYGE, encoded by the coding sequence ATGAGCATCGCCGAGATCTTCGAGACGCTGGAGTACGGGCCCGCGCCCGAAAGCGCCTCGCCCGCCGTCCGCTGGCTGGAGGAGCGGAACCGCACCATGCGCCTGTACGTCGACGGCGAGTGGCGCGATCCCGAAACCGGCGAATACTTCGACTCCGTCAACCCGTCGAACAACCAGCCGCTCGCGCGCATCGCGCAGGCGGGGAAGGCGGACGTCGACGCGGCGGTCGGCGCGGCGCGGCGCGCGCTCGAGGGGTGGCAGGCGCTGGGCGGGCACGGCCGCGCGCGCTACCTCTACGCGCTCGCCCGGCAGGTGCAGAAGCACTCGCGCCTCTTCGCCGTGCTCGAGTCGATGGACAACGGCAAGCCCATCCGCGAGTCGCGCGACATCGACATCCCCCTGGTCGCCCGCCACTTCTACCACCACGCCGGCTGGGCGCAGCTGATGGAGACCGACGCCGAGCTGCGCGACTACGCGTCCGTCGGTGTCGTCGGCCAGGTCATCCCCTGGAACTTCCCGCTGCTGATGCTGAGCTGGAAGATCGCCCCGGCGCTGGCGATGGGAAACACGGTGGTGCTGAAGCCCGCCGAGTTCACCCCGCTGACCGCGCTCCTCTTCGCGGAGATCTGCGACGAGGCCGGGCTGCCGCCGGGGGTCGTCAACATCATCACCGGCGACGGGCGGACGGGCGCGCTCCTGGTCGAGCATCCCGACGTGGACAAGGTCGCGTTCACGGGATCGACCGAGGTCGGCCGCATCATCCGCGTCGCCACGGCGGGGAGCGGGAAGAAGCTGTCGCTGGAGCTGGGCGGGAAGAGCCCGTTCATCGTCTTCGACGACGCGGACCTGGATTCCGTGGTCGAGGGCGTGGTCGACGCGATCTGGTTCAACCAGGGGCAGGTCTGCTGCGCGGGAAGCCGCATCCTGGCGCAGGAGGGGATCGCGCAGCGGCTGACGGAGAAGCTGCGGGCGCGGATGGAGACGCTGCGCGTGGGCGACCCGCTCGACAAGGCGGTGGACATCGGCGCGATCGTGGCCCCCGTGCAGCTGCAGAAGATCCAGGAGCTGGTACAGCAGGGCGTGGAGGAAGGGGCGACGATGTGGCAGCCGTCGTGGAGCTGCCCGCAGGAGGGATGCTTCTTCCCCCCCACGCTCTTCACCGACGTGGCGCCGTCGTCGACCATCGCGCAGGTGGAGATCTTCGGCCCCGTGGTCGTCTCCATGACCTTCCGCACGCCGTCGGAAGCCGTCGAGCTGGCCAATAACACGCCGTACGGGCTGGCCGCCAGCGTGTGGACGGAGAACATCAACCTGGCGCTCGACATCGCCCCCAAGGTCAAGGCGGGCACGGTGTGGGTGAACAGCACCAACGTGTTCGACGCGGCCAGCGGCTTCGGCGGCTACCGCGAGAGCGGCTACGGCCGCGAGGGCGGCCGCGAGGGGCTGTACGAATATGTCAAGCCCAAGTGGGAGAAGGCGCTGGGGAAGGTGAGGGGCGACGGCGCGCAGCAGACGAAGACCAGGGCGCCGAAGGGGGATACGGGCGCGAAGGCGAAGGGGCCGACGCTGCCGCCCATCGACCGCACGGCGAAGCTGTACGTCGGCGGGAAGCAGGCGCGGCCGGACGGCGGCTACTCGCTCCCCGTCCACGGCGCGGGGGGACGGCTGGTGGGCGAGGCGGGGCTGGGGAACCGCAAGGACGTGCGCAACGCGGTGGAGGCGGCGCACAAGGCCGCCGGCTGGGGGAAGCAGACCGGCCACAACCGCGCGCAGGTGCTGTATTACATGGCCGAGAACCTGGCCGCGCGCACCGACGAGCTCGCCCGCCGCATCGCTTCGATGACGGGCGACGAGGCCGCCGCCGCGCGCGAGGTGGACGCGACCATCCGCCGGCTCTACACCTACGCCGCCTGGGCCGACAAGTGGGACGGCGACGTGCACGCCACCCCCTTCCGCATGGTCACGCTGGCCATGCGCGAGCCCATCGGGGTGATCGGCGCCGCCTGCGCCGACGACGCGCCGCTGCTGGGCTTCGTCTCCCTCATCGCCCCCGCGATGGCGATGGGGAACGCCGTCGTCGCCATCCCCTCGGAGCGCTGGCCGCTGGCGGCGACCGACTTCTACCAGGTGCTCGACACCAGCGACGTCCCCGGCGGCGTGGTGAACATCGTCACCGGCAAGCGCGACGAGCTGGCGCAGACGCTGGCCGCGCACGACGACGTCGACGCCATGTGGTACTTCGGCACGGCGGAGGGGAGCGAGATGGTGGAGCGCCTCTCGGCCGGCAACATGAAGCGCACCTGGGTGGGCTACGGCCGCCCGCGCGACTGGCTCGACCCGGTGCAGGGCGAGGGCCCCGAGTTCCTGCGCCACGCCACGCACATCAAGAACATCTGGGTGCCTTACGGGGAGTAG
- a CDS encoding tetratricopeptide repeat protein, with amino-acid sequence MRSSPILIALALAAATPVSSPAQQTAPRRPQLPAQADTNDASAYYRFGLDRLSAEPRQAADAFWWASRLDPHWADPLYARRAALLMADRRLLLGYYAGVESVWRDPGVQRADSLAAHALEMDPFLSRNLEDELARAYLAAAIDRDTRGGSTSDRLTDVELRVVTDEILSHQTPGTRAWLAAADGQLETALQFYETAIRQARYKSDLYADKARVLVQLGRFPEALAALSSAVAERTREDNRRLVVLYNSKAHFQQTAGAIHARIGHADSARAAYGAALQEDLSFAYAHAHLAALSVAAGDQAGAFGELELAVQIRPSDPGLRVDAATVLAAAGQIEKAVEHLKQAVELDPWYADPYLMLGRLHDASGMRDDAVKYYQGFLAHAALRHPQYAWAQQRIAELRAAAQ; translated from the coding sequence ATGCGCTCTTCACCCATCCTCATCGCCCTCGCGCTCGCCGCGGCGACGCCGGTCTCGTCTCCCGCGCAGCAGACCGCGCCGCGCCGGCCGCAGCTTCCCGCGCAGGCAGACACGAACGACGCGTCGGCCTACTATCGCTTCGGGCTCGACCGCCTCTCGGCGGAGCCGCGGCAGGCGGCGGACGCGTTCTGGTGGGCGTCGCGGCTGGACCCGCACTGGGCCGACCCGCTGTACGCGCGCCGCGCGGCGCTGCTGATGGCCGACCGCCGACTGCTGCTGGGCTACTACGCCGGCGTGGAGAGCGTGTGGCGCGACCCCGGCGTGCAGCGCGCCGACTCGCTGGCCGCGCACGCGCTGGAGATGGACCCGTTCCTGTCGCGCAACCTCGAGGACGAGCTGGCGCGCGCGTACCTGGCCGCCGCCATCGACCGCGACACCCGCGGCGGCTCCACCTCCGACCGGCTGACCGACGTGGAGCTGCGGGTGGTGACGGACGAGATCCTGTCGCACCAGACCCCGGGCACGCGCGCCTGGCTGGCCGCGGCCGACGGGCAGCTGGAGACCGCGCTGCAGTTCTACGAGACGGCCATCCGCCAGGCGCGCTACAAGAGCGACCTGTACGCCGACAAGGCGCGCGTGCTGGTGCAGCTCGGCCGCTTTCCCGAGGCGCTGGCGGCGCTGAGCTCCGCGGTCGCCGAGCGTACGCGCGAGGATAACCGCCGTCTCGTCGTGCTCTACAACTCCAAGGCGCACTTCCAGCAGACGGCGGGCGCCATCCACGCGCGGATCGGGCACGCCGACTCGGCGCGCGCGGCGTACGGCGCGGCGCTGCAGGAGGACCTGTCGTTCGCCTACGCGCACGCGCACCTGGCGGCGCTCTCCGTCGCCGCGGGCGACCAGGCCGGCGCGTTCGGCGAGCTGGAGCTGGCGGTGCAGATCCGTCCCAGCGACCCCGGCCTGCGCGTGGACGCGGCGACCGTCCTCGCCGCGGCGGGTCAGATCGAGAAGGCGGTGGAGCACCTGAAGCAGGCGGTGGAGCTGGATCCCTGGTACGCCGACCCGTACCTGATGCTGGGCCGCCTCCACGACGCCAGCGGCATGCGCGACGACGCGGTGAAGTACTACCAGGGCTTCCTGGCCCACGCGGCCCTCCGGCACCCGCAGTACGCCTGGGCGCAGCAGCGTATCGCCGAGCTCCGCGCGGCGGCGCAGTGA
- a CDS encoding S41 family peptidase, producing MKRTLAAAAALALIATSLAAQDGDPGRAVRPRTTYEDLQMFSQVLNQIRVNHPDSIDTHELFMAAIQGMVHAADPHSFVIQAARLSPEKQREYRAGRMYPVPIDFRFVGDQPVVASVGAGSEAARQDILPGDVLVSIDGRPVQAESPFELDVTLAGARNSTVRLRFERERVDGSVVELDRVVKRERVEEGTAVPTSFMLDGTTGYVRVTTFANEKAAEDMHAALVALERQGMQRLVLDLRDNGGGMVDEAARVASEFLPSGAVIYSASGRKAEIAKTQRVTHSFLSPGGRQYPVVLLVDGGTASASEIVAGALQDHDRALVVGRPTFGKSLLMQGFPMTDGSIIELVIGHVSTPCGRVIQRQYRGMARGEYFRLAHAARDTAGRPSCRTDRGRTVYGGGGIYPDVVLEENEGAPLWLARLYEDDVVTRWMNAWLAAHPDGLGTMEAFAANPVLPAGALADFRAFAQRQGLPVPDGADADARLQRSLAAALAGTKWGAPGYYRVRAVLDPQVRQAVAQFPRAAQILGGQ from the coding sequence ATGAAGCGAACCCTTGCCGCCGCGGCGGCGCTCGCGCTGATCGCCACCTCGCTGGCTGCGCAGGACGGCGACCCCGGCCGCGCCGTCCGCCCGCGCACCACCTACGAGGACCTGCAGATGTTCAGCCAGGTCCTCAACCAGATCCGCGTGAACCACCCGGACAGCATCGACACGCACGAGCTGTTCATGGCCGCCATCCAGGGAATGGTGCACGCCGCCGATCCGCACTCGTTCGTGATCCAGGCGGCGCGGCTCTCGCCCGAGAAGCAGCGCGAGTACCGGGCGGGGCGCATGTACCCCGTTCCCATCGACTTCCGCTTCGTGGGCGACCAGCCGGTGGTGGCCAGCGTCGGCGCCGGCTCCGAGGCCGCGCGGCAGGACATCCTCCCCGGCGACGTGCTGGTCTCCATCGACGGGCGCCCGGTGCAGGCGGAAAGCCCGTTCGAGCTCGACGTCACCCTCGCGGGGGCCAGGAACAGCACGGTGCGGCTGCGCTTCGAGCGCGAGCGGGTGGACGGGTCCGTCGTGGAGCTCGACCGCGTGGTGAAGCGCGAGCGGGTGGAGGAGGGCACCGCCGTCCCCACGTCGTTCATGCTCGACGGGACGACGGGGTACGTGCGCGTGACCACCTTCGCCAACGAGAAGGCGGCGGAAGACATGCACGCCGCGCTGGTCGCCCTCGAGCGGCAGGGGATGCAGCGGCTGGTCTTGGACCTCCGCGACAACGGCGGGGGGATGGTGGACGAGGCGGCCCGCGTGGCCAGCGAGTTCCTCCCCAGTGGCGCGGTGATCTACAGCGCGTCGGGGCGCAAGGCCGAGATCGCGAAGACGCAGCGGGTGACGCACTCGTTCCTGAGCCCCGGCGGGCGCCAGTATCCCGTGGTCCTGCTGGTGGATGGGGGGACGGCCAGCGCGTCGGAGATCGTGGCCGGCGCGCTGCAGGACCACGACCGCGCGCTGGTCGTCGGCCGGCCGACCTTCGGCAAGTCGCTGCTGATGCAGGGCTTTCCGATGACCGACGGCTCCATCATCGAGCTGGTGATCGGACACGTGAGCACGCCCTGCGGCCGCGTGATCCAGCGCCAGTACCGCGGCATGGCGCGCGGCGAGTACTTCCGCCTGGCCCACGCCGCGCGCGACACCGCCGGCCGCCCCTCGTGCCGGACGGACCGCGGACGGACCGTCTATGGCGGCGGCGGCATCTACCCCGACGTGGTGCTGGAGGAGAACGAGGGCGCGCCGCTGTGGCTGGCGCGGCTGTACGAGGACGACGTGGTGACGCGCTGGATGAACGCCTGGCTGGCCGCGCACCCCGACGGCCTGGGGACGATGGAGGCCTTCGCCGCGAACCCGGTGCTCCCCGCCGGCGCGCTGGCGGACTTCCGCGCCTTCGCGCAGCGCCAGGGCCTCCCCGTCCCCGACGGCGCGGACGCCGACGCGCGGCTGCAGCGCTCGCTCGCCGCCGCGCTGGCGGGGACGAAGTGGGGCGCGCCGGGCTACTACCGCGTCCGCGCCGTGCTCGACCCGCAGGTGCGCCAGGCCGTCGCGCAGTTCCCCCGCGCCGCGCAGATCCTCGGCGGGCAGTAA
- a CDS encoding rhomboid family intramembrane serine protease codes for MSEPNPEGPNAAAEPVRVRGVVLGPKPADTPYGYFEHEPHASTREELVARLHEGRPTPYVWTPETDGIVHAWTVPYLFDAFRTRGMRHSRRVALTWAVIAAALLGYAAVSGHFRFANGFVIGGFVAASLSFYSWLEYGRFRRLTPESLAARVKEVRDRLPPRRGPARFTQVLAGSVAAVVLVQAISAMLHAKGLNIPILPENSAITPSVEVAGVVKVAIRQGHEYWRLLSGAFLHDGLLHFAMNGMALLAIGRFLEGYAHRAYVPLVFLLTAVAASTTSLFLSTAEASVGASGGILGLFGFLAVMARVRRDVMPPGFGRAILADIAVVAAMGIFGWGYIDNAAHAGGFLSGALLGWLMVPRSGRTPYWEPSKPIRVLGDVSLAILVLAALFTIAMLVLRIFVFPTG; via the coding sequence TTGAGCGAACCGAACCCCGAAGGGCCCAACGCCGCCGCCGAGCCCGTGCGCGTGCGCGGCGTGGTGCTGGGCCCCAAGCCGGCCGACACGCCGTACGGCTACTTCGAGCACGAGCCCCACGCCTCCACCCGCGAGGAGCTGGTCGCCCGGCTGCACGAGGGGCGCCCTACGCCCTACGTGTGGACGCCGGAGACCGACGGCATCGTGCACGCGTGGACGGTTCCCTACCTGTTCGACGCCTTCCGCACGCGGGGGATGCGGCACTCGCGGCGCGTGGCCCTCACCTGGGCGGTGATCGCCGCGGCGCTGCTGGGCTACGCGGCCGTCTCCGGGCACTTCCGCTTCGCCAACGGCTTCGTGATCGGGGGCTTCGTGGCCGCGTCGCTCTCGTTCTACTCGTGGCTCGAGTACGGGCGCTTCCGCCGGCTCACGCCCGAGAGCCTGGCCGCCCGGGTGAAGGAGGTGCGCGACCGGCTCCCACCCCGCCGCGGGCCCGCGCGCTTCACCCAGGTGCTGGCGGGGAGCGTGGCCGCGGTGGTGCTGGTGCAGGCCATCAGCGCCATGCTGCACGCCAAGGGGCTCAACATCCCCATCCTTCCCGAGAACTCCGCCATCACCCCCAGCGTGGAGGTGGCGGGAGTGGTGAAGGTGGCCATCCGGCAGGGGCACGAGTACTGGCGGCTGCTGAGCGGCGCCTTCCTGCACGACGGGCTGCTGCACTTCGCGATGAACGGGATGGCGCTGCTGGCCATCGGGCGCTTCCTGGAGGGATACGCGCACCGCGCCTACGTCCCTCTCGTCTTCTTGCTGACCGCGGTGGCCGCCAGCACGACGAGCCTCTTCCTCTCCACCGCCGAGGCGTCCGTCGGCGCGTCGGGGGGGATCCTGGGGCTGTTCGGCTTCCTGGCGGTGATGGCGCGCGTCCGCCGCGACGTGATGCCCCCCGGCTTCGGCCGCGCCATCCTGGCCGACATCGCCGTCGTCGCGGCGATGGGGATCTTCGGCTGGGGATACATCGACAACGCGGCGCACGCGGGCGGCTTCCTCTCCGGCGCCCTGCTGGGATGGCTGATGGTCCCCCGCAGCGGCCGCACGCCCTACTGGGAGCCCTCCAAGCCCATCCGCGTCCTCGGCGACGTCTCGCTGGCGATCCTCGTCCTGGCCGCGCTGTTCACCATCGCCATGCTCGTCCTGCGCATCTTCGTCTTCCCCACGGGGTGA